In one Cloacibacillus porcorum genomic region, the following are encoded:
- a CDS encoding Gfo/Idh/MocA family protein has translation MHKIALAGCGRISKNHIEAITKLKEEGLAELVACCDIIPERAIEAAMKAGGSCKSYTDYSQMLKETDTDLISICTPSGLHPYQAIEAAGAGKNILSEKPQGCSLEACDRAIEAADKAGVKYMVVKQNRFNPSIQLLRRAYEKGRFGKIYMILANVLWTRPQDYYDMAKWRGTYELDGGCLSNQASHYVDLVQWFGGEVQNVTSQYSTQKIKMEAEDTISVALKFKSGAIGSINATVLTYPKNLEGSLTILGEKGTVRVGGFALNKIEHWTFADEDPMDEEVTNTSEAPQSVYGHGHLPYYRHVLDVLDGKTEPMCTGKEARKTVEIIMTSYGK, from the coding sequence ATGCACAAGATAGCACTGGCAGGCTGCGGCAGAATAAGTAAAAACCATATAGAGGCAATTACAAAACTAAAAGAAGAGGGACTGGCGGAACTTGTCGCCTGCTGCGACATTATCCCCGAACGCGCAATAGAGGCGGCGATGAAAGCCGGAGGCAGCTGCAAATCATATACAGACTATTCGCAGATGCTCAAAGAAACGGACACCGACCTTATCAGTATTTGCACTCCCTCCGGCCTTCATCCATACCAGGCCATCGAGGCGGCGGGAGCTGGGAAAAACATCCTCTCAGAAAAGCCGCAGGGCTGCTCGCTTGAGGCCTGCGACAGAGCGATAGAAGCGGCGGACAAGGCCGGCGTCAAATACATGGTGGTCAAGCAAAACCGCTTCAACCCCAGCATTCAGCTATTGCGCAGGGCATATGAAAAAGGCAGATTCGGCAAAATATACATGATCCTCGCAAACGTCCTTTGGACCCGTCCACAGGACTACTACGACATGGCCAAATGGCGCGGCACCTATGAGCTTGACGGCGGCTGCCTATCGAATCAGGCAAGCCACTACGTTGACCTTGTGCAGTGGTTCGGCGGCGAGGTACAAAACGTAACGTCCCAATATTCGACCCAGAAGATAAAAATGGAGGCCGAAGACACAATATCGGTAGCCCTGAAATTCAAAAGCGGCGCCATAGGCAGCATCAACGCCACAGTACTCACCTATCCTAAAAACCTTGAAGGCAGTCTGACGATCCTGGGAGAAAAAGGCACGGTAAGAGTAGGAGGCTTTGCTCTCAACAAAATAGAACACTGGACATTTGCCGATGAGGACCCCATGGACGAAGAGGTAACCAACACCAGCGAAGCCCCGCAGTCCGTCTATGGTCATGGACATCTGCCGTATTACAGACATGTACTGGATGTGCTTGACGGAAAGACAGAGCCGATGTGCACGGGGAAAGAGGCCAGAAAAACTGTGGAAATAATCATGACGAGTTATGGGAAGTAA